The following DNA comes from Triticum aestivum cultivar Chinese Spring chromosome 3D, IWGSC CS RefSeq v2.1, whole genome shotgun sequence.
ttttctccgaaaccacccggaacatttccggtgtccgaatatagtcgtccaatatatcgatctttacgtctcgaccatttcgagtctcctcgtcatgtccgtgatcatatccaggactccgaactaccttcggtacatcaaaacacaaaaactcataatgccgatcatcaccgaactttaagcgtgcggaccctacgggttcgagaactatgtagacatgaccgagacacatctccggtcaataaccaatagcgaaacctggatgctcatattggttcccacatattctacgaagagctttatcggtcaaaccgcataacaacatacgttgttccctttgtcatcgatatgttacttgcccgagattcgatcgtcggtatctcaatacctagctcaatctcgttaccggcaagtctctttactcgttacgtaatgcatcatcttgtaattaactcattagtcacattgcttgcaaggcttattgtgatgtgcattaccgagagggcccagagatacctctccgacaatcggagtgacaaatcctaatctcgatctatgccaactcaacaagtaccatcggagacacttgtagagcacctttataatcacccagttacgttgtgacgtttggtagcacacaaagtgttcctccggtaatcgggagttgcataatctcatagtcataggaacatgtataagtcatgaagaaagcaatagcagtaaactaaacgatcaagtgctaagctaacggaatgggtcaagtcaatcacatcattctcctaatgatgtaatctcgttaatcaaatgacaacttatgtctatggttaggaaacttaaccatctttgattaacgagctagtcaagtagaggcatactaatgacactatgtttgtctatgtattcacacatgtattatgtttccggttaatacaattctagcatgaataataaacatttatcatgatatgaggaaataaataataactttattattgcctctagggcatatttccttcagcaacatcccggatgggtgttcatcaagtgcttaaacgatggggtatgtgctctttttagttttggtttgtgctctagatttgactagttgtgctaacttcaaattttattgtgtagcatggatgcaagttttggtattgggaagaagagtacatcgatatattgataaagcgcaatttagtagatgttcgtgcacttttagctagcatagaggctgtagatgagacaagtgcacttgttgctagattagagactagacacgagactagatgcgaggaagcaatctctacttctttagactcgaagaagaaagaagcatgcaagatcgagcctcctccGCAgataaacaatgaatgcatcgagaaggcactaatccaacttataagagcagttatgaaagttggatatcttctaaaatgtattcttgtggttcttgttttctttggtcttgcttttctagtcaaaatttggtgatgtattcccatataccaaaaatgaatgatgaaaaaaaGTTAAGGGCTTGCAAAGAAAAATAGTACGCGGACagatgcggccgggatgcgtccgtgcGTTGGGGGCACGGCCAGCGCATCCCAAAAACGGCCCGGACACGACCTCATTGCCCTACCCaaagacagaatccgggcaaaacaaaCGTCCGTTtgaggtcgcgcggtggagttgaccTCAGTGTCAACTGGACCTGGACATAACGCCTTTTCCATATATGCAACCGGGACAAACCCTGACAAGTCCGTTGTCCCAAGCTATGAGGTTACCTTccaaagagctactccctctgtcccaaaatataagaacattttttacacgagttgggacggagggagtacaaatttgGAGTTCACTTTTGGACAACCCAAAGGCCGGTCAGCGGTAGCCCGGAGATTCCGCGCCCCGGAGCTTCTGGACTTTCCATAGAGCTGCAACTCCGGGCCTTCTAGAAAGTAAGCCTCGTTACATAAGCTTACCTGAACCTAAAACTTGCTTACTAAGGCTTGAGTTTAGCGGATATCATGTCCAAGTAAAGTAAAATTCAAACCACTGAGATCAAAATAATCCCTCAAATGTAAGCACATTAATCCGAGACTGCTCTACCATCACAATAAATTTTCAGAACCCTCATTGGTTGGACTCCAATTTTTATGAGGCAATCAAACTTGAGACTTTCTGCCGATCTTTCAGTGGCGATTGTCATGACTGGCTCAGGAACAGGTCTTGCACCCTTCCCTGGTTTCTTGCAGGTTTGGTGCTGTCCGGAATTGTCTGATGTATAAATTGTACACATGATATCAGGAGCGGTTCGCGCAAAAAATGTTCTGGAGCTGAGCTGGGTCGATCAATTTTCTTTTTGGATGCAGAAACAGCAAAATCGGATCAATTCAAAGGCCGAGGCCTTTATGAAGAACCTCCAGACAGAAGGTAGATATTTGAGGGATGTGTGGCAAAAGGTGATCCCCAAGACACATAAGATTCATGGGCCGTATTGTTCATTCATCAGAAGATTAAAGAAGTGTATATTAGTGAAAGATAAATGCGACAGGACtaagatctactccctccgttccaaaatagatgacacaactttagtacaaagttgtgtcatctattttggaacggagggagtaatgttTTAGAAGGTTCAAGCTTTCCctgttcttctttcctttctttgtGAGGTTGGAGAGGTTTTTGTGTCGATGTATTATATGTTCTTGTGAGTTCTTTATGCATAATATGAGGACAATTTTGGCAATAAACCTATTACAATGTGATAATATTGATTCTAGCTGCTGTGCCAAATGATGTTTATTTCTCCTTTCCTTGTTCCTAGATGTCATTTTTCCTTGATGTTTCCATTCCAATGAAATAGCAGGGCACATGCTGCATAATATTGACCTTATTGGTTGAACTTTAACAAGTATTCCAAAGAACTAGGGTAGTTTATCCAGAAATTATGTGGCATCACACATTTACGCTGTAACGTTTCAGGTCTGCTAAATACCGGCTAACAATGTTTTGTTCAGTTTGAAGTTCGAGTTTCAGACATGGACAACACAGAAAGTTTACTTATATCCCCCTAGCTAACAGTAAGCAAATACGAAATAGGTGGCCTTCGAATAACTAAGGTATATATTACTGCTAGAAGTATCATAAAATGAAACACAAACCAAAGATTCAACAAATAGTTTAGACACACATCAAATTTGATGGGGAATCTTTATTGAAGTATGCAGTAGCTTGCTATCGCCAAATCAGACACAGCAAGAATGTTCTAAGGTTACCACTAACCCTAACCACAATTCCAGCATTTGCGTAAGCAAATCACCCAGCAATTTTTCTGTTACTCACTTGAGCCTCCCAGCCCCAGTAAATTTTCACTACTCTTTAAAAGGTGGCAAGCCCCACTCAGTGGGTTTGAAATCCAATAGGGAACTGAGGACTTGGTCAGCTTCCTTGTGATATGAAATATCCAGCCTCGGATCTGGAACCATCACCGCGTACCTGCAAAGGAAAAAACATAGTTTGCACTTCATATCTCAGTAGCCAAAGGCACAGTTGTTTGCACAGATGCAGTTGTCACTTACATGCCAGCATTCTTAGCTGCTCCTACACCTGATGGCGCATCTTCAAAGACCAAGCAATTACTGGGTTCTACATTACCCTGAAAAGAAATACAAGGCAATTGCATCAGCTGAAAGGAAAAGAGTTCACACAATGTTCTAAAGGACATAGCAGTTGCAAACATTCTAAAACAATAATTCTCATACCTCAAACCTTCTCATGGCAGCAAGGAAAATATCAGGAGATGGCTTGCCGGCCTTCACCTCTGGATCATCCCCCATGACAACATGATGCATCAACGCAAATAATTCTTGATGGTTCTGTGTCTTTAGTGCAAAATGACGTTTATGGGATCTGAAAGACACCACATAGGAAATGATTCTAACTTAGTCAAGAACAAAGAGCAACGAAGAAAAGTGCAGTTCACAAAATCAAGGCCAAATGTTAGTTTAGAGAAATTACCCTGTCGCAACACAGATAGGTACTTTGTTTGCATGGAGATGATGAATCAAGCGTACTACCCCTGCAAGACAAATGATTCATTATCCATCATAAGCAATGTCATATACATATATTTAACCAGCATGCTACTCTAAGTCATTTATGTGCCAAAAACAGTTCAAATAAACAAGAAAGACAAGCACATGATACATTTAATATAGCACTGAGTAGGGAAATAAATGATGTTCAAATGGCGAATCTTGTCTTGTCTTGAGTGATCGGTTGCTTCAGCCTAATCTTGGGCTTGTACTATTGTAACTAAATAAATGCATCGAAGCGCAAACTTTGCGTTCTCTCAGAAAAAAATATTCATTCCAGTATAGAGATTCCTTCATATGTTCAATCGGTGATTACATCTGATTTATATTAAGTTCGACTTGAGATTATATCAACTGAAGATAGATCTCAATGCTACCAACATTTTCATGAAACAAAGGACAACCAGAATTAACTCTCTTAAGTTCCATCAATTTTCAAAACTGAAACTGTAACAGAGGCAATACATTGGTCTGATAGTGTACAATTATacaccctccgtcccaaaataagtgtctcaactttgtagtACGGAGGGAGTAAAACATAAGAACATGGCCCGAGTAACACCAGCACAAGGTGGCATATTGTCTTGGGCAGCATATATTAGTACATCGTGTGGTGAAAACTGAAAGCAGAGGTTCACTGGAAATGAGTTGCCAAGGTATTCCCTTAATACTTTCAGTTCCTTATTATGCAGTCATGTGACATTAAACTAGTATAATGGAGATTGTAGCAAGTCACAAAAGCAACCGAAGCAATTACATATAGGAAAGCTAATTACATCAACTTAAAAGATCTTCTACAGCTCAAATTCCATTCCTTCTCTTCTTCCGTCTCACAGATTATCAACCAAGTGAATGAACTATCAAAGACATAATAATGCTCCTGTAGTTAAGCAGTCTTGTTAAGCTAAATCCGCAATTCAGTTGCCCACTCAACTGACGAGTGCCTAAGCTTGACACATCACTTATACagataaacaaaacaaagagtaccaTTGGATGGGGAGAAACAAACCGGGCAGGACGGCGCAGGAGGGGAAGAGCTCCTGCAGCATGCCCTCGCGCTCCTCCAGGAACTGCTCCGGGGTGAGCAGGCCGGCGAGGCCGCACTCGTCGACGAAGATGCGCGCCGACTCCATGGCCTTCTTGCCCATCATCTTGGCCTTGAGGGACCAGTCGAACACCTTGCCGTACCTCGCGAGGATCTTCTCCTGCACCTCCGTGTAGAACCCCTCCGTGTCTGCGCCCGTCCGCACCAAACCAGACACCATCAGCTACGCGCAAGGAGATACCAAATCCAAGAAGCTACCGACAGCCCAGGAACCAGCCCGGATGCCAAGAATCGAGGTTGGCGATGGAAGGGGAAGTGGGGAGCGGGTACCGAGGAGGAGGCCGTCCATGTCGAAGATGACGTGCGAAACGGTGGCCctgggcgccggcgccggcgccgcctgcCCCTCGCCGGCGTCCACCGATGCCATTGCCgcgcgagagagggagagagatctggGGGATTTCGGCGTGCGGATCTCGCGCGGCTGCTGAGCTCGTCCAGCCGACCGTATGATTGCTCCTCCGAGGTGAGCTCGTGCAGCTTGGAACATTATGGGCCGGGCCAAATCAGCACCTGGCCTAACTCGATGCAAACGAACAGAATGATGAAACAGACCTGGCCAGACGGGCCACCATGGCCCGTCCCGTGCTAATTATGCCAGACAAAGCACGGCCCACGGAGGCATAGTAAATAAATGTGACCACATGATCAAAAAAAATATgcacaatcaaaaaaataaaaaaaaatacatgCCGCGCTGGTCCGCGTGCTCAAACTAGTGGCCCAAGCACGGATCACGGTGTGTCGCGTGCCTGGCACGGTCCGATTAGCTCGTGCCAGGCCAAGCTTGTCTCATGTCATGCCGCCGTGCTAATAGGCCGGCCTGCCAGGCACGGCCCATATTCCTAGCTCAGCTCCCTCCAGCATGATTTCCTCTTCGATGAAATCCCTATTCGACGCTTGTAGGGTTATAGGATTGTTATAGAACACACACCTGATACGAAAATAGACCGACCCATTTGGAGATTGAGCTTCCAGCATCGGGTTTTTGTGAATGTTTCTAGAAGCTTTTGACTGGTTTTATGAAGCATGTACAAGCCACTGGTCATTTTTTCTTTTACTATTTCTGATAACTTTTTTCCGTTTCtattttaaatttcattttttAAAAGATCGTGAGCTTTTATGAAAATCATCACCAATTTTTACATTGGTATACTTATTTCATTTGTGTAAACATTATTAAAATATGCGAACCTTTTTCAAATTAACAAACAATTTTCACATctctgaatatttttcaaattcttgaattttttggatatttttcaaatttggatatatttaattcaaaaaaattcaaattcatgattttttcaaaTCAGTAAAAAATTCAATCCATAGTTTTGTTAAATTttagaatatttttaaaatttaaaaAACAGGTATTCGGTATTTTCTTAAACAAGAGTGTTATATCTCGATAAAAAGTCTAGTGAAATAAACTGGGAAGTAATCGTTGGGTGTATCTGTATCGAACAAGTTAGCCATGGCGTACAAGAATTTATGTGCCATATACACTAATTGGCGCTACAAAGGTTGTGAATAAGCTTTGTGGTCTATTAGTCGCctgatgaaaaatcaaatattttaaaaatattatttATTTGGATACTGTTTGACTTCGTATTCCTTATTTATTTGCTTCATAAATATGTTTTTTGCATTAAACCAATCTATGTAA
Coding sequences within:
- the LOC123080778 gene encoding (DL)-glycerol-3-phosphatase 2 (The sequence of the model RefSeq protein was modified relative to this genomic sequence to represent the inferred CDS: added 31 bases not found in genome assembly), with product MASVDAGEGQAAPAPRATVSHVIFDMDGLLLDTEGFYTEVQEKILARYGKVFDWSLKAKMMGKKAMESARIFVDECGLAGLLTPEQFLEEREGMLQELFPSCAVLPGVVRLIHHLHANKVPICVATGSHKRHFALKTQNHQELFALMHHVVMGDDPEVKAGKPSPDIFLAAMRRFEGNVEPSNCLVFEDAPSGVGAAKNAGMYAVMVPDPRLDISYHKEADQVLSSLLDFKPTEWGLPPFKE